In Pongo abelii isolate AG06213 chromosome 15, NHGRI_mPonAbe1-v2.0_pri, whole genome shotgun sequence, a single window of DNA contains:
- the SSTR1 gene encoding somatostatin receptor type 1 — translation MFPNGTASSPSSSPSPSPGSCCEGGGSRGPGAGAADGMEEPGRNASQNGTLSEGQGSAILISFIYSVVCLVGLCGNSMVIYVILRYAKMKTATNIYILNLAIADELLMLSVPFLVTSTLLRHWPFGALLCRLVLSVDAVNMFTSIYCLTVLSVDRYVAVVHPIKAARYRRPTVAKVVNLGVWVLSLLVILPIVVFSRTAANSDGTVACNMLMPEPAQRWLVGFVLYTFLMGFLLPVGAICLCYVLIIAKMRMVALKAGWQQRKRSERKITLMVMMVVMVFVICWMPFYVVQLVNVFAEQDDATVSQLSVILGYANSCANPILYGFLSDNFKRSFQRILCLSWMDNAAEEPVDYYATALKSRAYSVEDFQPENLESGGVFRNGTCTSRITTL, via the coding sequence ATGTTCCCCAATGGCACcgcctcctctccttcctcctctcctagCCCCAGCCCGGGCAGCTGCTGCGAAGGCGGCGGCAGCAGGGGCCCCGGGGCCGGCGCTGCGGACGGCATGGAGGAACCGGGGCGAAATGCGTCCCAGAACGGGACCTTGAGCGAGGGCCAGGGCAGCGCCATCCTGATCTCTTTCATCTACTCCGTGGTGTGCCTGGTGGGGCTGTGTGGGAACTCTATGGTCATCTACGTGATCCTGCGCTATGCCAAGATGAAGACGGCCACCAACATCTACATCCTAAATCTGGCGATTGCTGATGAGTTGCTCATGCTCAGCGTGCCCTTCCTGGTCACCTCCACGTTGTTGCGCCACTGGCCCTTCGGTGCGCTGCTCTGCCGCCTCGTGCTCAGCGTGGACGCGGTCAACATGTTCACCAGCATCTACTGTCTTACTGTGCTCAGCGTGGACCGCTACGTGGCCGTGGTGCATCCCATCAAGGCGGCCCGCTACCGCCGGCCCACCGTGGCCAAGGTAGTAAACCTGGGCGTGTGGGTGCTATCGCTGCTCGTCATCCTGCCCATCGTGGTCTTCTCTCGCACCGCGGCCAACAGCGACGGCACGGTGGCTTGCAACATGCTCATGCCAGAGCCCGCTCAACGCTGGCTGGTGGGCTTCGTGTTGTACACATTTCTCATGGGCTTCCTGCTGCCCGTCGGGGCTATCTGCCTGTGCTACGTGCTCATCATTGCTAAGATGCGCATGGTGGCCCTCAAGGCCGGCTGGCAGCAGCGCAAGCGCTCGGAGCGCAAGATCACcttaatggtgatgatggtggtgatggtgtttgTCATCTGCTGGATGCCTTTCTACGTGGTGCAGCTGGTCAACGTGTTTGCTGAGCAGGACGACGCCACGGTGAGCCAGCTGTCGGTCATCCTCGGCTATGCCAACAGCTGCGCCAACCCCATCCTCTATGGCTTTCTCTCAGACAACTTCAAGCGCTCTTTCCAACGCATCCTATGCCTCAGCTGGATGGACAACGCCGCGGAGGAGCCGGTTGACTATTACGCCACCGCGCTCAAGAGCCGTGCCTACAGTGTGGAAGACTTCCAACCTGAGAACCTGGAGTCCGGCGGCGTCTTCCGTAATGGCACCTGCACGTCCCGGATCACGACGCTCTGA